Within the Salvia hispanica cultivar TCC Black 2014 chromosome 4, UniMelb_Shisp_WGS_1.0, whole genome shotgun sequence genome, the region AATAACCATGAAACAAATATAAAGATACAAAGGAATGAGAAAATCTTTCGTCAATATTAATATAGgagaaaattacataaaatacataatacaACATTTGGCTTAGTCTAGGCTACTAAACAAGAATACATCAATATTTCAACAGGGTGAAGCTTAGTACAATTGCAGCTCATTCCATACAACAGATATCACAAGAATGAACTCCTGCACCAAAATCAGGGGCGGGAAAGGTTCTTTCAGATCGATTTCCCACGAAAGGCTCCGTATTCATGACCTCGTAAAAGAATATTTACTACAAACTACATCACCTAAATCGATTCCATAGCAACTGTCAGTCTACAATTACGCGAAGGAATTTACCTTGAAGGACAAACGCAGAAATCCGTCTCCTAAAAAAGGGATGATCTAAGTCAAAAGTCAACCTGTTGCAAAAATGTCTCGTCCAGATGATGCAGTGGCAGCCAGATTCTCTTCGTAATTCAGAGTTTTGGCTGCATTTAGAAGCATATCCACTCCACCTGATTTGTTCAAAGCCTCACTACACTTTAGTTTCCCATTCAAGGCTCTCTTTCTGGATGCGTTTTGCATATGCTCGTACGTCCTCCGGGCTCTCTGGATATGCTGGATGCCAGTATCGCATTTTTGGCAAAACCATTTCCCTTTTGGTATGGTCGAGAGCGGTGGCTGCATGCAATAGATGTGGTAACCATGATCACAGCCATCACATAGAACAATCTTATCATCGTCTTTATCAGTTAAGCAAGATCGGCACAGACAGGAAGGGCAATACCAACACTGGCCATGCGAGATAAGCTGTTTAGTAGTTAAACATTTCTCATGGTAAAACTTATGAGGACAAAAGTTGTGCCCACAGATTCTATATTCTCCGTCACTACCAACTTCAGTTCTACATACTGTGCAGTGCTGAAACTTGTCATCGGCAACTAACTCATTTGAACTCCCCTCTAACTCTTCTGTTGTTACATCATTCTCAAGCTCGTCTTCTCCACCACTGCCATCACATGGTGACGACACAAAGGCATTTAGCCTCTCACAAGCTATGCAGTTCTCGTGTGAGGATTCAATTCCCTTTGCTCTACAGTTGGCACAATACCAACTTCTAGTAGGGATTTCTGTAATGGCAGGCTCGATACAGGAGATATGATACATCTCCTCGCACGAATCACAGACCAAACGAGTGTTTCCATCTGCCCTTTTCCTACAACACCTGCAGGTGTATGCTTCATCAAGAGCACGTGTCTCTGTCAGCTCGGGTTTAGTGTGCACAAGGAACTGTCAAGAAACATACAAAAAGTCATACCCAGCCCTTAAATGTCCAAGATGTGAAAGAAGCTAAATTAGTTTCAGAATATATTATTCCATTGAGACCTAATCCTTTAATCACTTCTGTAAGTGTATCGGGCATAATTAGCTCTTCAATAAGCTAAAATTTAATGCCAAGGACTTCAACCTAAAGAATTTAACACATATAACTGAAACTACATTATTAATACCGAAGATACATTTTTTGGCCATCAAAATGTGCATTATCACTGAATGTATTTGTCGCAACAGAAACTAAACGAATACATTGCATTAAGTGTGAGAGCCAGGGCTcccattaatttcattatcattattaagTAGCAGGAGATCATACAAATCAAGACAATCAGGATAGACAAAACACAGAAAGGGCATCTGCAAGGAAATTCAATTACCTGTTCATTGAAAGCAGTCACAGTTTTATCTGATAGGCACTTTGCAAGAGCAGTTATATCAGAGCCAACCTTCTGGAGCTTCGCCCAAATCTACACAAGAAAGTACATCCTTGAGAACCAAAGCTCAAACAAATGCAATAAATCTGAAGTATTTTCATCCTCAATCTCATAATACCAGATATTTGACAATGGTATTCTCGAAGTAGCCACACGTTGTGCATAAATACATTTCCAAGGTATGTATCCAAACAGATACATCTAATGTGGCAagatgatgacgatgatgatCACACCTAGCAAAAAGCAGATTTAAGTAACTTCAGAGAAGAGTACCTCTTGAACATCAGACTGAAATAGCAATGGAGACTGTTCATATGCTTTCTCCTCCATCCTTGTGTTTATGTGATTCAAATCAAAGAGTTTGTCTGTCTTTATgccttcaaaattttcaagaagTAGACTGCATAGCTGTGCAAACTGTTCTGACATAAAAACATCCATAAAGGTGCAACTGCTGCGCTCTGTGAATGTTGTAGTATTTGGTCCGTTGACTGATCCACTAGATGTCAAACCTACATTAGACTTAGTTGCATTCTGGAGATCATCAAATAGAATGCCAGTCTGAGATGTGGTTTTGCTCCAGTCTTCAGAAGAACAGATAGAATcctagattaaaaaatatcatattaactAGATAAG harbors:
- the LOC125223656 gene encoding PHD finger protein EHD3-like, translated to MVDAPKDSNVNGSRSFFESLVGSSDVEEVKDNGVAVGSETGPSGSGGDSLLTYKRRKSIKTMDSASQLSEKKGADCSNGCLLNHKRNIILDQICQSLDSGGLKKSIKSALVFPASTTLGTTIKDSICSSEDWSKTTSQTGILFDDLQNATKSNVGLTSSGSVNGPNTTTFTERSSCTFMDVFMSEQFAQLCSLLLENFEGIKTDKLFDLNHINTRMEEKAYEQSPLLFQSDVQEIWAKLQKVGSDITALAKCLSDKTVTAFNEQFLVHTKPELTETRALDEAYTCRCCRKRADGNTRLVCDSCEEMYHISCIEPAITEIPTRSWYCANCRAKGIESSHENCIACERLNAFVSSPCDGSGGEDELENDVTTEELEGSSNELVADDKFQHCTVCRTEVGSDGEYRICGHNFCPHKFYHEKCLTTKQLISHGQCWYCPSCLCRSCLTDKDDDKIVLCDGCDHGYHIYCMQPPLSTIPKGKWFCQKCDTGIQHIQRARRTYEHMQNASRKRALNGKLKCSEALNKSGGVDMLLNAAKTLNYEENLAATASSGRDIFATG